CCGGCTCCGGCACCGCCGAAGTGGCGATTCTCACCGAATTGACCGTAAACCAAGCCGAATAGTTTTCCGGGCTGCCGTCTCCGTTGGTGTAGAATTGCAACTGCAACCAATCATCCCCCGAAAAGGGACTGCTGTAGGTTCCGGTGAAATCGCTGAAGTAAGTCGCCACATCCGAGTCGAGGTTACCCTCGCTGAAATCCGGGAACGGAGACCCAGAAACATTCGCGCGGATGGATACCAAATCCGTGCCCCCCAGGGAGTTTAGTCCAATATCACCGGTATAAAGGGGATCCTCCCCGCCTGATTCCGTTTCGTCCGTGGCCTCGAACGTCAGCCCGGGAGACCCGGTCACGTTGAGTTTGGAGAACGTAGCGTCGCCAGATGGCGTAATATACGAGCCCGCCAAACCCGTGCCCGAGATGGAGGACCAGATGTCCGTTTCAGACGACAAGGTGGTTTCGTAGTAGGGAGAGCCCTGGTAACTGCCCGCCGACCCATAATCCGTCGCCGACCGCGATCCATCGGTCGTGAAGATGAAGGTGTAACTGGCCCCACTGGTGTAACCTTCTGCAGTGGAGTTCGCGGTGGCCGTGATGGTGAAGGTGACCTGAGCCGACAAAAACGTGGTGCCGAGCACACACGTGAGCAGAGCCAAAAGTGGCAATCGTTTGGGAATCATGAGCGTTTGGGATAGAGGTGGATTCACGTGACCTAACGCCCCCCAAAGCGAAATCCCCCCAAACGATGGGCCATCCCCTACCCAATTTCCCCCTCCCCGTTCCGCCCCCCTTCGAAAATCAAGAATCCAAAATCAAAAATCCCCTCATCCCGATCATCCCAGCTTCCCCTCGCCCACCAACCGCCACCACAGCAACCGGAACGCGGGCGCGAAGGCCTCCGGCTCCGCCTCAATCGCCGCGCTCACTTCGCCCACGCCCCACCAGCGCCCTTCGTCGATTTCCGCCGGATGCAGTTCAAACGGTCCTTCGTGCTCCAAATGGTAAACCCACACGAACTCCCAGCCCGTCGCCTCCGAGGGACGTTCGTAGATCCAGCGCTTCGGCGGAAACGACACCGTCACCCCGATCTCCTCCTCCAGCTCCCGCACCGCCGCCACATCGTAATCCTCCCCGGCATCGAGATGCCCGGAACACGAGGAGTCCCAACATCCCGGGGCCATGTCCTTCGCCATCGAGCGTTTTTGCAAAAACACCTCACCTGCGCGGTTAAACACCAGCACGTGAATCGCCCGATGCCACAACCCCTGCGTATGCACCGCCTTGCGCGTGGCCTGCCCGATCACCTCATCCTCGGCATTCACCACATCAAAAACCTCGTCGTCACGCTGGGCCTTTACTTCGTCACTCATGTGTGCCCCCTTCGTGAGCCAAATCCCTTTTCTCCGCCATGCCCAAAATCGATGTAAACCAAGTCGCCGATATCCTGAAACGTAACGAAGTTGATCCCAAGCTGCTCAACCAAATCGTCTCGGAAATCAACGCCGTCCTGGAGCAGGAGGCCGGTGAGGAGAAGCCGCCGCCCGTCAAAAAGCAGTGGTGCATTCTGGTGTCCGATCCGGAGGGCAAACTCCCCGAGGACGCCGACTTCGCCGGCTGGGTCGTGCAGATCCCCGAGGGCGAAAGCCCCGCCTCCACCCAAGAGCGCATCAACCGCGCCGCCTACGATTTTAACGCCACCAAACGTGGTCGTCTCCTCCCGGCCACCACCGTCGGCGAGGCCCTCGAAAACGTCGCCGCCAAACACTTCAAGGAAGCCGGCATGTGGGTCAAAACCAAGGAACCGGTGCTCATGCTCCGCACCGACAACAAGATCCCGACCGAGAAGACCGACAAAGACGCCCGCCGCGGCAACCTCGGCTAAGCGCCTAAACGTGTCGGGTTCGACTTCGGGTCGAGCCGCGACCGTCACCCGACCGTCGCCCGACCACCGCTGCTCTCACTCCACGTCTTCCAAGCCGGCGTAGTCATGCACGCGGAAACCGCGTGCTTCCACCGCCGCCTTGAGCGCGGCCAGGTCGAGCTTGTCGCCCAGCTTGATGCCGAGTTCGGCGAATCCGCCCTGCTTCAACTCGAGCGCGTATTGCACATCGTCGCGGAAGGAGCGCACCGACGTCTCGTCGTAGGGATACATCGGATACACCTCGCGCAGCACACCGTCGTTGGTGAAGAAACCGATGTCCAGCGCCGTCGGCGTATTGCGCATCCAGAAACTCAACACCTGCGGTTCGCGGTAGAGAAACAACATGCCCTGGCGGTCCGTCAGGTCGGTGCGCCCCATCAGCCCCCGCTGCATCTCGGTCATGCGCATGGCGAGCTGCATATCCACCGTCGTATCCCCCACCGAGATCGAAAACCAATCCTGCACCGTCTTCGGTGCCACGGTCTCGGACTCCTTCGTTTGGCCACAGGCCGTCAACATGAAGGACGCCAAAAGGGCCAGGCCCACACTCCATCGCCACGAAACCGGATTTGCGTTTTTCATCAACGCGTTGGCTAATCGGCCCCAGTTCGAAATTCAACCTCCATACCATTCCCTCCCGTGCCAAAATCCGCGCTTCTTTTCTTCGACGAAACCCTCCGCTCCCTCGACCTCCGCTACTTCTGCGGCTTCGAGGTGCATGACCCGTTCATTGCCGTCCAGGTCGGCAGCAAACGCATCGGCGTGCTCAACGCCCTCGAATACGGCCGCGCCCTCAAAGAGTCGTCCTTCGACCAAATCATCCCGCTCGAAGAACTGACCGCCGCCGCCCAGGAAGCCGGCGTCGAACAGCCCGGCCCCTCCGATCACATCGCCGCCCTCGCCAAGCGCCTCAAAATCGCCTCCTTCGACGTGCCGGAGGATTTCCCGTCTGCCATTCTGGTGAAGCTCCTCGATATGGGCATCGACCTGCAGATCATCGACGGTGCCGTCTTCCCCGACCGCGAGATCAAGTCCGACGACGAAGCCAAATGGATCCGCGAAGGCAACCGCTGCGCCTCCGCCGGTTTCGCCGCCGCCGAGGCCATGCTGCGCGCCTCCGAAATCAAAGGCCGCCGCCTCGTTTACAAGGGCAAGACGCTCACCAGCGAGATGGTGCGCACCGCCATCCAAACCGCCTGTATCGCCGCCGGCGGTTTCCCGGCCGACGCCATCGTGGCCGGCGGTGACCAGGGTTGTGACCCGCACTGCCGCGGCTCCGGACCGCTCCGTCCGCACGACCTCATCATTCTCGATATCTTCCCGCGCATGTTCAAAACCGGTTACTGGGGCGACATGACCCGCACCTTCCTGCGTGGCGAACCCAGCGACGTCCAACGCGACCTCGTCGCCGCCGTCGCCAAGGCCCAAAAGGCCGCCACCAAAGCCATCAAGGCCGGCGTCTACGCCGACTCCGTGCACGCCGAGTCCAACCGCGTCTTCGATGAACTCGGCTACAAAACCGAACGCACCGCCGAAGGCGCCGTCGGCTTCTTCCACGGCACCGGTCATGGCCTCGGTCTCGCCATTCACGAATCCCCCCGCCTCGGCTCCGTGCACCGCAAGCTCAAGAAGGGCATGGTCGTCACGGTCGAACCGGGCCTCTACTACCCGGGCTTGGGCGGCTGCCGCATCGAGGACGTCGTCCAAGTCACCGACGCCAAACCCAAGAAGCTCTCCAGCTTCCACTACAACTGGGTCTTCTAAGGCAAGTAGTCCCGCGAACGCGGCGATCTCGCCCGCTCCCCCTGCCCCTCAGCCCGTCACCCACCGTGGCCGAGGCTTCCAGCCTCGGCTAACCTGCCGCGTGGGATCGCCGACGCCCCCGTCGGCATCCCCTACGACGAACGCGGGCGACACGCCCGCGGCTACATCCCCGTCCGAGTGTGTAGCAGCGGCCGTCTCGGCCGCTCCGACCTGCCCCTCGGCCCGCCACCCATCGTGGCCGAGGCTTCCAGCCTCGGCTAACCTGCCTCTCGGCCAGCCCCTCCTACTTCCGCCCGATCCACCCCCGCCGCCAGAAGTAGAACGCCAGCCCGCCCGAAATCGAAATACACGCCCCCCAGAACACGGCGTAGCTGTATCTCCATGACAGCTCGGGGATGTAGTCAAAATTCATCCCATACACCCCGGCCACAAAAGTGATCGGGATGAAGAACGAAGCCATGATGGTGAGCACCTTCATGATCTCGTTCATCCGGTTGCCCACCGCCGACATATACAAATCGTTCAGACTCGCCGCCTGCTCCCGGTGCATCTCCACGATTTCCATGATCTGGAGCGCATGGTCGTAAACGTCGCGCAGGAAGGTCCGCACCTCCGCATCGATCAACGTCGTCTCCGAGCGTTGCAACTCGTTCGCCACTTCGCGCAACGGCCACATCACCCGCCGCAGCACCGACAACTCTCGCTTCACGCCGTGGATGTCGCGCTGCACCGAAGGCCCCGGATCGTCCAACACCACCTCTTCCAACTGCTCCAGCCGCAGACCGTAGGTTTCCAGAATCGGATAAAAATGGTCCACCACCGCATCCAGCAGCGCGTAAAACAGATACGACGTATCCAGTGAACGGAGACGCCCGCCCGCCCGCTTCAACCGCTCACGGATCGGTCCCCACACGTCGCCCGGAATCTCCTGAAACGTGATCACCGTGCGCTCGTAAAGCAGCATGCTCACCTGCTCCTGTTTCAGCACCTCCCCTTCCAGCCGCATCATGCGCACCACCGTGAAAAGGTGGTTTTCGTAGAGCTCCATTTTCGGTCGCTGCGAGGTGCGCAGGATGTCCTCCGCCGTCAGCGTATGGAACTTATACTTTTTGCGCAGCTGATTCACCGCATAGGGGTGCAGGCCATCCACATTCACCCAACGCGCCGTCGACCACTCCGGCCGCTTGGACGCATGAAACTCATCCACCGTGCCCTGATGCCACTCGATACGATCGGCCGTGTAGTCGCACCAATACACCCGCACGGCCTCTGGATCCGGCGGTTCATCGAGTCCCGCGATCGATTCGATGCCGGGCGATTCGCCGGGTCGCGCCTTCGGTGACGGCGCACCGCTCGTAAAGGGATTCGCCCCGCTCAAGCCCGACATCAACCAGCGGCCCAGACGGCTCACGCCTTTGAGTGGATTCACCGACAGTTTGGAGGGGGTATCGTTCGGCACGTCCGCATCAGTGTCACAAATCGCCGCCGTTTCAATCCCCCACAAGACTTGTCCTGTCGCCGCCCCTGCCTTCAGCTCCCGCCATGCCCGAACTCGCCGAGGTCGAATTCTACCGCAAGCGCTGGCACCTCGCCGGTGCCGGGCAGCGCGTGACCAAGGTGCGCGTCCACGCCGGCAAAAAGACCTTCCGCGAGGCCCCCGCCGCCAGCATCCGCCGCGCCCTCACCGGCGCGACATTCACCAGCTCCGAGACTGCCGCCAAACAAATGGCCTTCCGCTTCGATTCCGGCGCCTGGCTCGGCGTCCACCTCGGCATGAGCGGCGAGCTCACCACCGCCCCGCTCGGCACTCCCGCCGGCAAACACGACCACCTCGTGCTCGATTTGGAAAACGTCAGCCTCGTGTTCACCGATCCCCGCATGTTCGGCGGCGTGCGTTTCGCGCCGGGCCCCGACGCCCCCGACTGGTGGACCCGCATCGCGCCCTCCCTGCTGTCTTCCGCCTTCACGCGCGCCGCCCTCACCGCCTTTCTCCAACGCCGGGCCCGCGCCCCCCTCAAGGCCGTGCTGCTCATGCAGGAACGTTTCCCCGGCATCGGCAATTGGATGGCCGACGAAATTCTCTGGCGCGCCGCCCTCCATCCGGCGCAGCCCGCCGGTTCTCTCACCGCCGCCGAAATCAAAACCCTCTATCGCGAGATCCGCACCGTTTGCCGGCTCGCGCTCAAAAACATCGCCGGGGCCGGTGACCTGCTGCCGCACGACCTCAACGTCGGCATCCCCGACACCTGGCTCTTCAACCACCGTTGGCGCAACGGCGGCATTTGCCCCCGCACCAAGGTTCACCTCGCCCGCGCCGAAATCGGCGGCCGCACCACCTGCTGGTCCCCCGCCCGCCAACTCCTCCGCGAGACCACGCCATGATCCGATTCGCCTCGGCCCAACCCATGTCGGGCATAAAGCCCGACCCACATTCCCGTTCCGCCTCGCCGTGTGGGTCGGGCTTTATGCCCGACATCATCCGTCGCTGATCGCCCCCCTTCTCGCATGAGTTCCGCCCCCAAACAACGTCTCGACGAACTCCTCGTCGCCCGCGACCTGGCCACCTCCCGCGCTCAGGCCAAGGGCCTCATCATGAGCGGTCGCGTGCGCCACGGCACCACGCGTCTCGATAAACCGGGCAAGACCTACCCCAGCGACATCGAAATCGAAGTCGAACAACCGCCCCGCTTTGTCAGCCGCGGCGGCGAAAAACTCCAGGGCTTCCTCGCACACTTCGACCTCTCCCTCACCGACGCCCACGTGCTCGATGTCGGCGCCTCCACCGGGGGGTTCACCGACTGCGCCCTCCAGGCCGGTGCCGCCGACGTGGTCTGCATCGATGTCGGCCGCGCCCAGCTCCACGCCAAACTCCGCGCCGACCCCCGCGTCACCAACATCGAAAAACTCAACGCCCGCCACGTCACCGCCGCCGACCTGCCCCGCGCCGACTACGATGCCATCGTGATGGACCTGTCCTTCATCTCCTTGCGCCAGGTGCTCCCCGCCGTATGGCCCCTCCTCGCCCCCGGCGGACGCCTCATCGCCCTCGTCAAACCCCAGTTCGAAGCCGGCAAAGCCGAGGTCGACAAGGGCCGCGGCATCATCCGCGATCCGGCCGTGCACGAGGCCGTGCTCTCCGGTATCCGCGACTTCGCCCTCGCAGAGCTTCCCGGTGCCACCCTCATCGGCACCATCGACTCCCCCATCGAGGGCACCGACGGCAATCGCGAGTTCCTCCTCGGCCTCCAAAAGTAAGCCCCCTCGCGCCCCCGCGCCGATTCTATGATGGCCAACCCCAAGCACTTGCTGGTTTGGTCAAAACGTGTCCCTTGTCGGACATCGCCCGGACCGATCTTCCTTTGCCGACCATGACGCCTCTCCGCCATCTCGCCTTTGTCATCAACGCCCAGAAAGAGGGCGCGGCCGACATCGCGCACGACCTCATGGCCATCGCCACCGAGGCCGGTGCCACCGTCAAAACGACCTCCGACTACCCTGTGGCCGACGACTTCCTGGAAGACTGCGATTCCTGCTGCGTGATCGGCGGTGATGGCACCTTGCTTGGCGTCACGCGCGCCGCCGCCCGCTCCAACGTGCCCATCATCGGCGTCAACCGCGGCAGCCTCGGCTTCCTCACCACGTTTTCCGCCGAGCAGGCCCGCGAGTATTTCGCCGATATCATCGCTGGCAACTACACCATCTCCGAGCGCGCCCTGCTCGACTGTTCCTCTGCCCCCGGCCAGCACGACCTCGCCCTCAACGACGTGCTCATCAAAGACGAGCGCCACTCCCGCCTGGTGGAGCTGTCCCTCTTCGCCGACGACGAGTTTGTCACCACCTACTCCTGCGACGGTCTCATCTTTTCCAGCCCCACCGGCTCCACCGCCTACAACCTTTCCGCGGGCGGCCCGCTCATCCACCCCACCGCGGAGACCATCGTGCTCACGCCGATCTGCCCGCACACCTTGAGCAACCGCTCCATCATCTTTCGCCAGGATGTGCAGCTGCGCGTCATCCCCCGCCACAGCGAGGCCTGCCTGCTGGTGGCCGTCGATGGTCAGCGCAACATCAGCATCTGCGAGGGCAACCCGGTGCACATCACGGTATCCGATAAAAAACTACGCCTGATCAACCACTCCACCTACAACCACTTTGCGGTCGTCCGCCAGAAGCTCGGTTGGTCCGGCGGAGCCATCAAAGGCTGCTGAACCGCCGCCGACCGGGAGCGCTCACGCCTCCCCCAGCTCCGCCACCAAACGTGCGCGAATCCCCGCCAGTCCTTTGTAGGCCGCGACGCGCTCCGGCATCGTGGCCAACGCCCGCCGCAAGCCTGTGCGCGCCGTGGCATCGGCCACCACTTCGCCCCACGGATGCAACGCGATGCGGATGCCAAACACGATCGCCCCACTCTCCGGCAAGGCCGCGAGAATCTGATGCTCCACGCGCAGCCACACCGACTCCAACGGTGTGTCGGCCCGCAAGCGCGGTCGCCCCAGCGCCGGGTGCAAATTCAGCTCCGCCGTCGCCGCCAATCCCCAGTTGGCGCGCATCGCCGCCGCGCCCGGTTTCAGCCGATCGAGGAAACGGTCGATGGCCGCGCCGATCTGCGCGTTGAGTCCCGGCACCACGTCATGGGTCTCCGCCAGCGTCAGTCCGGCCTTCTCTGGCAGCGCCCAACTGGTCGGAAACACCACCACGCCGCTGCGCACCCGAAAAGCCCCCACTTCATCGCGCCGCAGCAACACCACGTCCGGCTCGACCTGCGCCCCCAACGCCCGCGGCTCCGACGCGCTCACGCCGATCGCGCCCGCCAACTCCGCCCACGCCGGCGCACTCTCCGGGTCCTCGATCACAGAGTCCTGCGGCCGTTCCGCCAGCCAACGGCGCCGCTCCGCGAGCACCGTCGGCGCGTCGTCCGAAGCGGCGAAAAACGCCCGCAACTCGCCCCGCTTGAGCGTGAGTCGGAAGCCAAAATCCTCCGGCGGAAACAGCGCGGCGAGCGGTGGCGGCGTCACGGTCGCACGACCAATTGAGTGCAGGCGCGGCGGTTCAGGTAACGCTTGGCAAAGTCCGCCAGCGTCTTCGCCGTCACCGCGTTCACCTTGGCTTCGTAGTCCGCGCCGTCATCCAACGGCGTGCCGTAGAGTTCATTGAGCGCCGCGTGCATCGCCTTCGAGCCGTTGGACTGCAGCCCCATGCGGCGCGCTGCACACAAGCGAGTCTGACACCGCGCCAACTCGGCCTTGCCCACGCGCCCGCGAGCCATGCGCGCGATCTCGGCTTCGATTTCGGCCAGCACCTCGCCTTCCTTGCCCGGCGCCGTGCCGGCAAAGAAGTAGAACATGCCCTGATCGAGTCCGATCACCCGCGCCGAACGCACGTAGTAGGCCAGCCCCTTCTCTTCGCGCACCCGCTCAAACAGGCGCGAAGACATGCCGCTGAACAATTCGTCGGCCACTTCGGCCACATGGAAATCCTCGGCACGCACGCCCGGCCCCAAGTAACCTTGGAAAACGACGGCCTGCTGACGCGGCTGCGTTTCGACAAAGTCCGCCACCTCGGCCGGACCGGCGAGCGTCGGCGACTCCACCGCCAAATCGGCTTTGCGGAAACGCCGCAACAGGCTGCGCAGTTTCGGCGCGAGCACCTTGGGATCAAAGTCCCCCGTGACCGAAAGCACCACGTTGGACGCCACCATCAGGCGGCGGTGCAGCGCTTTCACGTCGGCCGGTTTCAGCGCGCGCAGATCCGCCACCTCGCCATGCGCATCGATCGCCAGCGGATGCTCGCCAAAGAAGCGTTTGCGCAACTGCCGCCGACCGATCGTCACGATGTCATCGGCGTCCTGCTGCAGGTCGGCCACCTGCGCGTCGCGCTCGATGGTGAACGACTCCTTCGTGAAGTTCGGCTTGAGCGCCGCTTCGG
This portion of the Actomonas aquatica genome encodes:
- a CDS encoding M24 family metallopeptidase translates to MPKSALLFFDETLRSLDLRYFCGFEVHDPFIAVQVGSKRIGVLNALEYGRALKESSFDQIIPLEELTAAAQEAGVEQPGPSDHIAALAKRLKIASFDVPEDFPSAILVKLLDMGIDLQIIDGAVFPDREIKSDDEAKWIREGNRCASAGFAAAEAMLRASEIKGRRLVYKGKTLTSEMVRTAIQTACIAAGGFPADAIVAGGDQGCDPHCRGSGPLRPHDLIILDIFPRMFKTGYWGDMTRTFLRGEPSDVQRDLVAAVAKAQKAATKAIKAGVYADSVHAESNRVFDELGYKTERTAEGAVGFFHGTGHGLGLAIHESPRLGSVHRKLKKGMVVTVEPGLYYPGLGGCRIEDVVQVTDAKPKKLSSFHYNWVF
- the corA gene encoding magnesium/cobalt transporter CorA, which encodes MPNDTPSKLSVNPLKGVSRLGRWLMSGLSGANPFTSGAPSPKARPGESPGIESIAGLDEPPDPEAVRVYWCDYTADRIEWHQGTVDEFHASKRPEWSTARWVNVDGLHPYAVNQLRKKYKFHTLTAEDILRTSQRPKMELYENHLFTVVRMMRLEGEVLKQEQVSMLLYERTVITFQEIPGDVWGPIRERLKRAGGRLRSLDTSYLFYALLDAVVDHFYPILETYGLRLEQLEEVVLDDPGPSVQRDIHGVKRELSVLRRVMWPLREVANELQRSETTLIDAEVRTFLRDVYDHALQIMEIVEMHREQAASLNDLYMSAVGNRMNEIMKVLTIMASFFIPITFVAGVYGMNFDYIPELSWRYSYAVFWGACISISGGLAFYFWRRGWIGRK
- a CDS encoding PEP-CTERM sorting domain-containing protein, translated to MIPKRLPLLALLTCVLGTTFLSAQVTFTITATANSTAEGYTSGASYTFIFTTDGSRSATDYGSAGSYQGSPYYETTLSSETDIWSSISGTGLAGSYITPSGDATFSKLNVTGSPGLTFEATDETESGGEDPLYTGDIGLNSLGGTDLVSIRANVSGSPFPDFSEGNLDSDVATYFSDFTGTYSSPFSGDDWLQLQFYTNGDGSPENYSAWFTVNSVRIATSAVPEPGTYALIFGCGVLGWAGWRRRRSQLAA
- a CDS encoding NAD(+)/NADH kinase; this translates as MTPLRHLAFVINAQKEGAADIAHDLMAIATEAGATVKTTSDYPVADDFLEDCDSCCVIGGDGTLLGVTRAAARSNVPIIGVNRGSLGFLTTFSAEQAREYFADIIAGNYTISERALLDCSSAPGQHDLALNDVLIKDERHSRLVELSLFADDEFVTTYSCDGLIFSSPTGSTAYNLSAGGPLIHPTAETIVLTPICPHTLSNRSIIFRQDVQLRVIPRHSEACLLVAVDGQRNISICEGNPVHITVSDKKLRLINHSTYNHFAVVRQKLGWSGGAIKGC
- a CDS encoding DUF192 domain-containing protein, yielding MLTACGQTKESETVAPKTVQDWFSISVGDTTVDMQLAMRMTEMQRGLMGRTDLTDRQGMLFLYREPQVLSFWMRNTPTALDIGFFTNDGVLREVYPMYPYDETSVRSFRDDVQYALELKQGGFAELGIKLGDKLDLAALKAAVEARGFRVHDYAGLEDVE
- a CDS encoding heme-dependent oxidative N-demethylase subunit alpha family protein; its protein translation is MTPPPLAALFPPEDFGFRLTLKRGELRAFFAASDDAPTVLAERRRWLAERPQDSVIEDPESAPAWAELAGAIGVSASEPRALGAQVEPDVVLLRRDEVGAFRVRSGVVVFPTSWALPEKAGLTLAETHDVVPGLNAQIGAAIDRFLDRLKPGAAAMRANWGLAATAELNLHPALGRPRLRADTPLESVWLRVEHQILAALPESGAIVFGIRIALHPWGEVVADATARTGLRRALATMPERVAAYKGLAGIRARLVAELGEA
- a CDS encoding NUDIX hydrolase, giving the protein MSDEVKAQRDDEVFDVVNAEDEVIGQATRKAVHTQGLWHRAIHVLVFNRAGEVFLQKRSMAKDMAPGCWDSSCSGHLDAGEDYDVAAVRELEEEIGVTVSFPPKRWIYERPSEATGWEFVWVYHLEHEGPFELHPAEIDEGRWWGVGEVSAAIEAEPEAFAPAFRLLWWRLVGEGKLG
- a CDS encoding Fpg/Nei family DNA glycosylase, which translates into the protein MPELAEVEFYRKRWHLAGAGQRVTKVRVHAGKKTFREAPAASIRRALTGATFTSSETAAKQMAFRFDSGAWLGVHLGMSGELTTAPLGTPAGKHDHLVLDLENVSLVFTDPRMFGGVRFAPGPDAPDWWTRIAPSLLSSAFTRAALTAFLQRRARAPLKAVLLMQERFPGIGNWMADEILWRAALHPAQPAGSLTAAEIKTLYREIRTVCRLALKNIAGAGDLLPHDLNVGIPDTWLFNHRWRNGGICPRTKVHLARAEIGGRTTCWSPARQLLRETTP
- a CDS encoding TlyA family RNA methyltransferase: MSSAPKQRLDELLVARDLATSRAQAKGLIMSGRVRHGTTRLDKPGKTYPSDIEIEVEQPPRFVSRGGEKLQGFLAHFDLSLTDAHVLDVGASTGGFTDCALQAGAADVVCIDVGRAQLHAKLRADPRVTNIEKLNARHVTAADLPRADYDAIVMDLSFISLRQVLPAVWPLLAPGGRLIALVKPQFEAGKAEVDKGRGIIRDPAVHEAVLSGIRDFALAELPGATLIGTIDSPIEGTDGNREFLLGLQK